Sequence from the Gloeocapsopsis dulcis genome:
AGTCCCCCAGACAACAAAATCACTGCTTTCATTAGTAAACCTCTCAACTCGATAATCTATTTACTGTCTAATTCTCCCTAACCTCTAGTCCTCAGCCCCTAGCTTTTCATAATGGACAGGTCAGAAAGTGACACATTACGCCTACGCTATCTGCCTCAGCAAAATCACAATAAACAAAGCTTAGCTTGGTGATAAACTTAACAATCTGCGGAACATATAAGTAAATTTGAAATTCTTCATAAATAAAGTCATTATGCTACCATCTGGATGATTTGAGACTGTAATCAAGTCAGAATTACGTCTTAGCGCTGTTACAGATGCGTCTTGATAGTTTTGGTGGTGGAGGAGAAGACAGAGGAGTGCAAAGCATGACAGTGGGACAACCCATCCCTCATTTACAGCGAAACCAGCCTCAACCAATCCGTGTTGGCGTGATTGGAGTAGGCAACATGGGACAACATCATACCCGTATTCTGAGTTTACTCAAAGATGTAGAACTAGTTGGTGTTGCCGATATCAACGTCGAGCGGGGACTAGATATTGCTAGCAAGTACCGAATCCGTTTTTTTGAAGACTACCGCGATTTGCTGCCTCATGTCGAAGCAGTTTGTATTGCTGTTCCCACCCGCTTGCATCATGCTGTCGGGATGACCTGTCTCCAGGCGGGAATTCATGTTTTGATCGAGAAGCCAATTGCTGCTAGTATTGCTGAAGCTGAATCTTTAGTAAATGCCGCAGCCCAATCACAGTGTATCTTACAAGTAGGTCATATTGAGCGCTTTAACCCAGCATTCCAAGAACTCAGCAAAGTCCTGAAAACAGAAGAATTGCTGGCTTTAGAAGCACACCGCATGAGTCCTTATTCTCAGCGAGCAAACGATGTTTCGGTTGTGCTGGATTTAATGATTCATGATATTGACTTGTTACTTGAGTTAGCTGGTGCACCGATTGTTAAGTTAACCGCTAGTGGTAGCCGTGCTGCTGGTTCTGGTTACTTAGATTATGTCACCGCGATTCTCGGCTTCGCTAATGGGATTGTTGCGACCCTCACTGCCAGCAAAGTGACTCATCGCAAAGTTCGGCGGATTGCGGCTCATTGTAAGAATTCCCTGACAGAGGCAGATTTTCTGAATAACGAAATCTTGATTCACCGTCAAACAACCGCTAACTACATGACGGATTATGGTCAGGTCCTTTATCGTCAGGATGGTTTGATTGAGAAGGTTTACACAAGTAACATTGAACCTCTACACGCAGAATTAGAACACTTTGTGTCCTGTGTGCGGGGTGGCAATCAACCTTCTGTAGGAGGCGAACAAGCACTTAAAGCTTTACGTCTAGCTAGTTCTATTGAACAAATGGCTTTAGACGGGAAAGCTTGGAAAGAAGAAGTAGAGCTTTATCAACGGAATGGTTCTGCTGTTGTTATCTAAGCTTTTTTCAGAACATCACAAGTTAATTGGCAAGTTAAAGCCCAATTCTATGAAAAGATGAGGGCTGCTTTTTTTGTTTTAGTCAGTTGTTTAACCAGATTAAGTATGAGAGGGGGGCAGGCAAGATGTCTACTTACCTATAAGTTTTATTAATCTATCTTTCTCTACATAGCTAAAAATTGCAGTCAGCCCCTAGCATAAGAAAGAATATTTTAATCATAAGTTTTACAAAATAACGCGTAAAGATACTAAAATCGAAACGGACAAAATCAACACTCTGCTGTTGGAGGAGACCTCATATGTCTGATTTAGATCGTGGAATTATGAAGTTTAAGGGAGCCGATTCCCCAAAAGCAGTTGCAATTTCAACAATGCTGATATTGGGTTCAATTGCAGTCCTTATTTTATGGGCATTGCAGGTTGCTTATAGTCAATAGCTAGGTTGTAAGAACTAGAAATTTTGCGTAGCTTGCTTTCCGCAAAGGAGGGACGAGTTCGACTTACGCATAGTTATTAACTGTTAGACTTGAGCTTTGCAATATGTCTAGGTATTCCTTTAAAGTAGGAAAGAAGTAAATATTAGAAATAATCTTCGGTTGCGTTACTCCAGCCAACTGCAAGAAAAGTCCATAAACCCTAATTCCTAATTCTCAAATGCTGCAAGTCTGGGGTGCGATCGCTATTTTTTTGATCTGTCCCCTTATTGGCGGATTACCACTTATTGCTGGAATCGTATCAGCGCTGAGTGGGCGTAACTTAGGGAACTCAGGCACAGGTAATATTAGTGTGTCTGCAGCGTTTTATTATGGTGGTAAACTTGCAGGTATTCTTGCAGTTCTCTCGGAAGCCTTAAAAGGCATAGCTGCCGTTCTTTTAGCAAGGGCATTCTTTCCCCAAGACCCAGTATGGGAGTTAATTGCCTTAATTGCCTTAGTGATGGGACGTTATTGGATAGGTGGAGGCGCTGGGACAACAAATGTTGTTTGGGGTTTCATCGTTCACGATCCTGTTGTAGCAGGTTTAGTATTTCTCATTGGCGGAATTAGTTTCACCGTCTTACGCGAAAGGCAATTGGGAAAATTTGGCGTCTTGATTTTGTTTCCCTTGCTAACCGCACTGCTACGTCCTCATGATTCAGCTCGAATTGTCGCAGCGATCGCCCTAGCAATTTTACTAGGATGGATTTATCAAAAAATGCCTGACGATCTCGATTTAGCACCAGATGCAGGACACGCGGAGTCGCAAAAAGTGTTTCGCTTTTTTCGTGGTGATAAAGCTATAGTTTCCTTAAGTGATGAGTTGTCAGCGGCTCAAGTTGGACAAAAAGCAGCAACACTTTCACAATTAATTCGCTGGGGCTACCCTGTACCAAAAGGTTGGGTACTTCCTCCTGGTGACGACTCAGAACCTCTCGTTAACTATCTACCCTTAGAAAAGTCCCCCTTAGTTGTACGTTCCTCAGCCGTAGGTGAAGACTCTCAGCAAGCTTCAGCAGCAGGGCAGTATAAAACGGTTCTAGGTGTAGCAAGTAAAGAGCAATTGCAGCAGGCGATCGCTACAGTTTTAGCTTCTTACGACAACCCAGCGGCAATAGAATATCGCAAACAACGCGGTTTGCCAGAATCAGCAATGGCTGTTCTCATTCAACAACAAGTACAGGGCGTTTTTTCTGGAGTAGCATTTAGTCGCGATCCGATGACACAGCAAGGTGATACTGTTGTCATTGAAGCTTTACCAGGTGATGCCAGCAAAGTTGTGTCGGGACAAGTCACACCAGAACAATATCGCGTTATTGTGTCACATACTGACTTAGAACACAGCCAAAACTGGGTATTGCCGGAACATATAGCATTAAGTGTTGAGGGTGAAGGAGACATTCCACCTCGTTTGATTCAACAAGTTGCTTTCTTAGCGCGACACCTAGAAGCACGCTATCACGGCATTCCCCAAGATATCGAGTGGAGCTACGATGGTAAAACATTGTGGTTGTTACAATCGCGTCCAATTACAACGCTGCTACCAATTTGGACGCGCAAAATTGCTGCAGAAGTCATTCCAGGATTAATTCGTCCGCTGACTTGGTCGATCAATCGTCCTTTAACTTGTGGCGTTTGGGGAGAAATTTTTACAGTTGTATTGGGAAGTCGCGCTCGTGGTTTAGATTTTAATCAAACAGCAACACTGCATTATTCTCATGCTTATTTCAATGCTTCCCTGCTGGGACGGATATTTTTACGCATGGGTTTACCGCCAGAGAGTTTGGAGTTTTTAACGCGGGGTGCAAAGTTTAGTAAGCCCCCATTACGTTCCACTGTGCGCAATATTCCAGGATTGATGCGTTTGTTAAGTCGCGAGTTGAATTTAGCAAAAGATTTTCAAAAAGACGATCAACAGTACTTCCAGCCAGCATTAATTGAGTTGAACTCAAGCGATCGCGATCCAGTAAAACTACTATCACGCATAGATTTGATTCTAGAATTACTGAAAAAGGCAACGTACTATAGTATCTTGGCACCTCTGAGCGTGGCTTTGCGACAGGCGATGTTCAAGACAAAAGATGTAGAAATTGATTACAGCCTCACCCCAGAAGTGGCCTCAATGCGATCGCTTGTGCAACTTGCCGGTGATGCGCGTCGTGTCTTACCTGAGTCTCAAAATGTGTCTTCTGAAGAGGTGTTTACTCAGTTGGCTGAGACAAATCAAGGCAGGGAAATTATACAGCGATTTGATCAGTTGTTGGAGCGTTATGGCTATTTGAGTGAGGTGGGAACTGATATTGCCGTGCCTACTTGGAGAGAGGAACCGAAGTATGTACGGGAGTTGTTTGTGCAGTTTGTAGTGAGTGGGGATTTGGGAGAAAACGAACCACACAGACGCAGAGGACGCCGAGGCAAGAGAGTAGTACAAGGGCGAGTTGATTTGAAGGGGAGGGTGACTGAGGTTTATAGTCAGTTGTTGGCGCATTTGCGTTGGTGTTTTGTGGCGTTAGAACGAGTGTGGTTAGAGTCGGGATTGCTGGTGTCTAAGGGGGATATTTTCTTTTTGGAGTTTGCGGAAGTGCGGCGGATTGTTGTGGATGGTGACTCTAAGTTGAGTTCTCAGTTAAAAGAACTTGTGGAACAGCGGCGATCGCAACTTGAACAAGATAGTAGCTTAGATGTACCTTTATTAGTCTATGGCCATGCCCCCCCAACTCCCTCTGCTTTCTCTGCTTCCTCTGCTTCCCTACTACAGGGTATTGGTGCTAGTCCTGGTAAGGTAGAAGGGCGGGTGAAGGTACTACGAAATTTGCAAGCGACTTCTGAGATTGACCGAGAGACGATTCTTGTTGTGCCGTATACAGATTCTGGCTGGGCACCATTATTAGCAAGATCGGGCGGGCTGATTGCAGAAGCGGGAGGACGACTTTCTCATGGTGCAATTGTGGCGCGCGAGTATGGATTACCAGCAGTTATGGATATTCACAATGCCACCGTTATTTTACAGGATGGTCAACGAGTACAAATAGATGGTCAATTGGGAACAGTGCAAATTTTGGCAGATTAAAGTTATTCGTTTGTATTGGGGTTTGTTGAGTAAGGCTAAACATCCTGGCAAGCAAACTCAGATCAATTAAAAATCTAAAAACACAACGATATGACTCGTCGAGCATTGTTATTAATCAATCGTCACGCTCGTCAAGGACAAAATTCACAAGCGATCGCTCAACTGCAAAAGTTGGATTTGGAGTTGATACTAGAGAACATTGAAGATGTGCGGTTTCTACCGGAAATTATTCAGAGTTACAAAGATAAGGTAGATTTAGTCATCGTTGGTGGTGGTGATGGGACTTTGAATGCTGCAGTTGACGGTTTAGTAAGTACTCAGCTACCTTTGGGCATCTTGCCTTTAGGAACAGCTAACGATTTAGCACGTACCTTAGGAATTCCTAATTCTCTATCTGAAGCTTGCAAAATCATCGCTAGCGGTAATGTTCAACACATTGACTTAGGCTGGGTTAATGGCAAGCACTTTTTCAATGTTGCCAGTCTTGGGCTGAGTGTTCAAATCACACAAAAACTCACGAAAAAAGCTAAACGGCGTTGGGGAGTTTTTGCTTATGCCATCACTGCAATAAAAGCTATGTGGCAAGTACGACCATTTCATGCAGAAATTCGTCTCAACGGACAAACAATACAGCTGAAAACTATTCAAATTGCAATCGGAAATGGTCGTTACTATGGAGGTGGAATGACAATCGTACACGATGCTAAGATCAACGATCAGAGGCTAGATGTGTACAGTTTAGAGATACAGCACTGGTGGCAGATGTTAGCTTTGTTACCTGCTTTACGGCGGGGAAGGCACACCGCATCCTTGGGTGTTCGTACTTTTCACGCTCAGGAAATAGAAGTTTATACTCGCAAACCCCGCCCAATTAATACTGATGGAGAAATTACAACCTACACACCTGCACATTTTCGCGTTATTCCTCGCGCTTTAGCTGTTTTGGTGCCATAGCTATTTCAATGCGGAAATACCACACACCCGATGCTGAGATTTTCTCAAGATATTAAATTGTTGCTAGAAAAGTTAGCCTCTCAGCCACTTACTATTGGCGATATTCTGGCAGAAACTTCGGAAAGAGGCTTTAGCTTAGTTATTGCATTGCTTGTCTTACCCTTTCTGTTTCCAATGCCTCCAGGCTTTACAGGTCCTTTGGGTTCAGCCTGCTTATTACTTTCGCTACAAATGGTTATGGGGCGGCGATCGCCTTGGTTGCCTAGAAAAATTGCCCAATTTCGATTTCCTCGCCGATTTGTCTTACAAATTCTCCGAAACTTAAGGCGTATTACGCGAGTTATTGAAAAGATTGCACGTCCTCGATTAACAGCATTTGCCCAAAGTCAAATTACCTGGCAGCTCAACGGACTTTGCATTTCTTGGCTGACAATACTTCTTATCTCGCCAATTCCATTTACAAACCCTATACCTACAGTGGGAATTTTATTACTTGCAGTGGCTACTTTAGAAGCTGATGGTTTACTTATGTGTATCAGCTATGTACTGACTGCTCTTATTACCTTGATAGTTGTATCAATTGGCTATACACTTTGGCAAGCTCCTCATGTTTTGCCGAGTTTATTTTAAAGCAAAAGCCCCAAGAAGGAAAGAGGAGATTATCCTCAATTCACAACTCTTGGAGCTGACAATCTACAAGAAATTTGAACTTAGCGAGTTTCCTTGCGTCGATCAACAACCTGAACTTCTGGCTGGTTAGTTGTACTGACTACATTGCGCTCAGTAGTATCGCTAGCATAGCGCTGCGCTCTTGGCTCTACCTTAGTGTGAGTAGACATGGTGTTTGCGTAACTGTCGCTAGCTGGCATATCATATACCTTCCACCCCTGAACACCTCGATTGCTTAGAACTGTGCTAGCGCGGTCAATATCTGCTGCAGTGCCTTCTATAAACACCAAGTAGTCACCATGAGAAACACGATCGCTATATGCCTTGGCATCTTCTTCAGGAATCCCTAATCCTGTAAGGGCACCGACAATACCTCCTGCTGCTGCGCCAATACCTGCACCAGCTAAGGTAGTTGCAATTGTTCCACCTGCGAGAAATGGACCTACTCCAGGAATCAGCAATGCTTCTAAACCTACTAGTAAGCCACCAACGCCTCCTAGTACTGTACCGAGCTAAAGATAAACGGCACGTCGATCAGTTCAGCAGTAGCGATCACACAAACCTATAAAGCTGGCAGTATCGTTTTGCCTAAGCTAGGGGATATGCGGGAGATTGTCCAAAGTGAAATTCAAGCCATAGCCGAAGCAAAAGTTCCTGGCTACGTAGAAGCCCATGAAAAGGCAAAGGAATTAGCACTTTCTGCTTACCATCTCCGCCTAGCTAGGCGAAGTTGACAAATATCTGAACCTTGACAATAAAATAATCAATAGCCAATTGAGGTGCTAATACCGTGTATTACTCTGAAGTGGCAACAACTCTCCAGGTATTGGGTGGGTTGTCATAATTTTTACTAAAGAGGGTTGAAAGAGAGCGCTACGTTGACATTATCGCTATAGTCTCCGTGAATAAATGACATTAACAGGACTTACGCAAGAGTCATTTGAATGGACGGATGCTGGAGTTGTGCAATCAAATAATCTCAGAGCATCCCGTGCTTGATCTGGTAGATAGTCTTACTGCTGTGGTAGGCAATCGAATTGAGCCGAATCCAAACGAGTAAGGCACAAGCAAGATGATTGCGTTGAATGCGAGGTTTACGACATTGGCAAGCTGCGAGTGCGGTTAAGTGCTTCAACTCACGGTGAAACTCCTCAATCTGAAGAGCGGATGCCACAGGCATCTTGCACAGCATCAGTGTCAGCTTGGGCTAAGTCGTTGGTGGCGACAAATTCCGTCGTGTTGGTAGCAACAGTGACTCGCAACAGTTTCACCTTTTTAACTTTCGGGAAGCCTGGGATGTTGAGCAACTTGCCTTGCTGCACATCGCTATCACTCCAGACCAGTTCATCCCCGCGCACGTACGGTGCACTGCCGCCACTATCATCGACGCGACGGTTGGTTTTGAGTGGGCAGTAATACACGCCGAATTGGTCGATTTGCCCCATCAACTTCGGCGTTGCGTACCAGCTATCCATCAAGACGGTACGAAACGATAACTGCTTGCTGTAGACTACTCCCTTCAGCATGTTGGCAACACGATCCAACTTACTTTGTCCATCCCCATCCAGGTCATCGACTCGATAGTCAATTGGGGATGGCTGTAGCAGCAGTTTAACGTTGTCCCACAGCAACCGAGGCGTTAGCCTCTCGCCCCGAAGATAGCGATTGATGCGGTCATGGCTAATGCCTTCTAGATGGTCAGCCAGATGAGTGACGGTGTAGTTGATAGGACTGCTCAGCAAACTACTGCCAGTACTCCAGTTTGGTGAAGCTCGTTTCTCCCGTCTAAAACTACTTTTGCGTAAGTCCTGTTTCTGTTTGCGAATAACTTGTGAGAATACGATTCTTGAATACAAGCTCCGAGATTGAAGTTTAGCTTTTCGAAGATAGCTTTCCTTTTTCGGCTCAAACACTAAAGCTCTTTTTTGCTCACCGCAACTCCTGCCCCAAATCCACCGATCCCTGCAATTCCTGCAATTATTACCTTTTCTGCAAGTTCCTTGGCCTTTGTTAAACCTGCATATCCAAAGACCATCAGAACAAGGACAAGAATTGCTCCCATGCCCAATCTTTTTGTGTTTTCGCTGGATTGACTCTTCTTAAAGTTGCGTTCATTCTCTTTTTCGAGATTATCGAGAGTCTGAGTTATGTGTTCAGAAGTAACGCGCTTGGCTAGCGGTGAAGAACCAGACGATGATGTGCGTTCTATCTATTGGTTCTCTTCAACAGTCGATTGAATTATTGATTCCAATGCTGCTTCAATTCGCCGCCAACCAGTGGATGAATCAAAATCTATTCCCATGAATGAGTTGCTAACTTTAGTACGCAGTGTCAAATAGACAACTCCTGCAACTAAAACAGCACTAATTGCAGGAATATCCTTGTCTGGAGGAAATGAACCCTTTTGCTCAAGAAATTTCAGACTATCTAAAGCTAGTTGATCGCGGACATTCGCTAATTCACGGGTTAGTTCGTTCCCTTCTAGTAACTCCCATCTAAGAATTTCCTGTGTAATCGGACGCTCCTTTAAATCATGCAGAAATCCTAGCAACAGATAGGTCATCCAGTCTGCTAATGTCTCGGCGTCAACGCTAGATTCATCACCAATTAGCTCTTTAGCTGAAATCCAATAGCCTCCCTCTTTCCCGAAAGACTGAAGTAGAGACGGTAGCCCATCAAAATATCGGTAAATCAAGACCTTATCAACACCAGCTTCACGGGCGATCGCATTGACTCCCAATTGCTTAAACCCAGACTCGGCTAATAGTTTGCCGACTGCTGCCAAAATCCGAGCTTTGGTTTCCTCTTTATCACGAGCCATGAATCCTTCTCACCTGCTTGTCACTTACTGGTGACTATGATAGTGTGTCACTGAGCAGTGACTTATGAGATACCTGATTTTTGCTGATGAGAGTAGACTATGCAGAAAATTTTCTTTGACTTAGATATTTACTCCTACCAAATTGACTTTATTGGTCACGTCAACAATGCTGTTTATATTCACTGGATGGAGATAGGACGGACTAAACTGCTTGAAGCGGTTGGAATGCCAACTCACGAGATTTTTAAGCAAGGATTTGCACCAGTTTTAGTTCAAACTAGCATTACCTATAAATCACCGTTGCATTTAGGCGATCGCGTTCAAATAGAACTCTGGCTGTCTGAGTTGCGCAATGCTTCTGCTATTATGCAATTCCGTTTCTACAACACTCAACAGACACTCGCGGCTGAGGGCGTTCAAAAAGGCTTGTTTGTTGACAAGCAAACTATGCGTCCACGGCGGCTTTCTCCAGAAGAAAGAGCTTGGTTTATCCCATATTTAGACTCAAGTATTAAAGTTTGAAAGATTAGGCTCTGTAACATGAGGAAAGCTCTTAAAGTTACGCCGTACCCAGTCCATACCTACTTCATTGTTGAGTTTAATTTTCTGTGGCGCATCTGAATAAATTTTTCCCAGAATATCGGCATCTTGATTTACAACGACATTACCAAACTGAAGATAAGTATCGCCAAATAGCTTGAAGGCAGGGTGTTTTGCTTGACCAAATAGCAAAATGTAAGTTCGCGTTCGATTTTCGGCTTCTGGTACAAAAATGTGACACTGCGCAGCTTTACCCAGTGGCATTTCTCCATGAAAAATGACAAGGGATGGAAAGTAATTTTCTAAATGTGCTTTAATCGTGCTGGGCAGTAAGAATAAATCTGGTTTCTTGAGCTTTTCGATCAAGCTGTAAGGTGCTGTGGGCATAGCATAAAATGCATGGGAATGATGCCCGTGATCAATGAATTGATGAAATTCTACTTCGGTAATCCGAAACAAGTCGCGGTGAGTACCATTTTGATGATTGTAGTCATGCATGATCAGCAGCATAGTCAATAAATCTGTTTCGACACTTGTATCTGCTGTATATCCAACAAAGTAATAGGTCTTGGCAATCTCATTGAGTACAGTAGGAATTGGTACTTTTGGTTTGTGTTCTCCATAAGACCAAATAAAATCACCCTGAATTGTTAAAGGTAAGGGATTGAGTTGAGGTAACGTTTTTTTATTTGATCCAGGCAAAACAGTGCAGCCTTCTGCATCAAATTTCAAAGCATGAAAAGGACACGCGACAACACTTGCGCCATCACTTTGTGCTTCGCACCATCCTTCTGATAACATCGCTCCCATGTGAGGACAAGCATT
This genomic interval carries:
- a CDS encoding DUF1269 domain-containing protein; translated protein: MLIPGVGPFLAGGTIATTLAGAGIGAAAGGIVGALTGLGIPEEDAKAYSDRVSHGDYLVFIEGTAADIDRASTVLSNRGVQGWKVYDMPASDSYANTMSTHTKVEPRAQRYASDTTERNVVSTTNQPEVQVVDRRKETR
- a CDS encoding Gfo/Idh/MocA family protein, whose protein sequence is MTVGQPIPHLQRNQPQPIRVGVIGVGNMGQHHTRILSLLKDVELVGVADINVERGLDIASKYRIRFFEDYRDLLPHVEAVCIAVPTRLHHAVGMTCLQAGIHVLIEKPIAASIAEAESLVNAAAQSQCILQVGHIERFNPAFQELSKVLKTEELLALEAHRMSPYSQRANDVSVVLDLMIHDIDLLLELAGAPIVKLTASGSRAAGSGYLDYVTAILGFANGIVATLTASKVTHRKVRRIAAHCKNSLTEADFLNNEILIHRQTTANYMTDYGQVLYRQDGLIEKVYTSNIEPLHAELEHFVSCVRGGNQPSVGGEQALKALRLASSIEQMALDGKAWKEEVELYQRNGSAVVI
- a CDS encoding lipid kinase; protein product: MTRRALLLINRHARQGQNSQAIAQLQKLDLELILENIEDVRFLPEIIQSYKDKVDLVIVGGGDGTLNAAVDGLVSTQLPLGILPLGTANDLARTLGIPNSLSEACKIIASGNVQHIDLGWVNGKHFFNVASLGLSVQITQKLTKKAKRRWGVFAYAITAIKAMWQVRPFHAEIRLNGQTIQLKTIQIAIGNGRYYGGGMTIVHDAKINDQRLDVYSLEIQHWWQMLALLPALRRGRHTASLGVRTFHAQEIEVYTRKPRPINTDGEITTYTPAHFRVIPRALAVLVP
- a CDS encoding exopolysaccharide biosynthesis protein, giving the protein MLRFSQDIKLLLEKLASQPLTIGDILAETSERGFSLVIALLVLPFLFPMPPGFTGPLGSACLLLSLQMVMGRRSPWLPRKIAQFRFPRRFVLQILRNLRRITRVIEKIARPRLTAFAQSQITWQLNGLCISWLTILLISPIPFTNPIPTVGILLLAVATLEADGLLMCISYVLTALITLIVVSIGYTLWQAPHVLPSLF
- a CDS encoding Rieske 2Fe-2S domain-containing protein, with protein sequence MSSMLPGAPWLLAHKSMLSAQPRKMSLYGSDYVMWKDAVGNVHALPNACPHMGAMLSEGWCEAQSDGASVVACPFHALKFDAEGCTVLPGSNKKTLPQLNPLPLTIQGDFIWSYGEHKPKVPIPTVLNEIAKTYYFVGYTADTSVETDLLTMLLIMHDYNHQNGTHRDLFRITEVEFHQFIDHGHHSHAFYAMPTAPYSLIEKLKKPDLFLLPSTIKAHLENYFPSLVIFHGEMPLGKAAQCHIFVPEAENRTRTYILLFGQAKHPAFKLFGDTYLQFGNVVVNQDADILGKIYSDAPQKIKLNNEVGMDWVRRNFKSFPHVTEPNLSNFNT
- a CDS encoding acyl-CoA thioesterase, which translates into the protein MQKIFFDLDIYSYQIDFIGHVNNAVYIHWMEIGRTKLLEAVGMPTHEIFKQGFAPVLVQTSITYKSPLHLGDRVQIELWLSELRNASAIMQFRFYNTQQTLAAEGVQKGLFVDKQTMRPRRLSPEERAWFIPYLDSSIKV
- a CDS encoding TetR/AcrR family transcriptional regulator, coding for MARDKEETKARILAAVGKLLAESGFKQLGVNAIAREAGVDKVLIYRYFDGLPSLLQSFGKEGGYWISAKELIGDESSVDAETLADWMTYLLLGFLHDLKERPITQEILRWELLEGNELTRELANVRDQLALDSLKFLEQKGSFPPDKDIPAISAVLVAGVVYLTLRTKVSNSFMGIDFDSSTGWRRIEAALESIIQSTVEENQ
- a CDS encoding glycerol-3-phosphate acyltransferase, with amino-acid sequence MLQVWGAIAIFLICPLIGGLPLIAGIVSALSGRNLGNSGTGNISVSAAFYYGGKLAGILAVLSEALKGIAAVLLARAFFPQDPVWELIALIALVMGRYWIGGGAGTTNVVWGFIVHDPVVAGLVFLIGGISFTVLRERQLGKFGVLILFPLLTALLRPHDSARIVAAIALAILLGWIYQKMPDDLDLAPDAGHAESQKVFRFFRGDKAIVSLSDELSAAQVGQKAATLSQLIRWGYPVPKGWVLPPGDDSEPLVNYLPLEKSPLVVRSSAVGEDSQQASAAGQYKTVLGVASKEQLQQAIATVLASYDNPAAIEYRKQRGLPESAMAVLIQQQVQGVFSGVAFSRDPMTQQGDTVVIEALPGDASKVVSGQVTPEQYRVIVSHTDLEHSQNWVLPEHIALSVEGEGDIPPRLIQQVAFLARHLEARYHGIPQDIEWSYDGKTLWLLQSRPITTLLPIWTRKIAAEVIPGLIRPLTWSINRPLTCGVWGEIFTVVLGSRARGLDFNQTATLHYSHAYFNASLLGRIFLRMGLPPESLEFLTRGAKFSKPPLRSTVRNIPGLMRLLSRELNLAKDFQKDDQQYFQPALIELNSSDRDPVKLLSRIDLILELLKKATYYSILAPLSVALRQAMFKTKDVEIDYSLTPEVASMRSLVQLAGDARRVLPESQNVSSEEVFTQLAETNQGREIIQRFDQLLERYGYLSEVGTDIAVPTWREEPKYVRELFVQFVVSGDLGENEPHRRRGRRGKRVVQGRVDLKGRVTEVYSQLLAHLRWCFVALERVWLESGLLVSKGDIFFLEFAEVRRIVVDGDSKLSSQLKELVEQRRSQLEQDSSLDVPLLVYGHAPPTPSAFSASSASLLQGIGASPGKVEGRVKVLRNLQATSEIDRETILVVPYTDSGWAPLLARSGGLIAEAGGRLSHGAIVAREYGLPAVMDIHNATVILQDGQRVQIDGQLGTVQILAD